A single window of Nicotiana sylvestris chromosome 5, ASM39365v2, whole genome shotgun sequence DNA harbors:
- the LOC104227708 gene encoding uncharacterized protein encodes MEPNIEEALQAKANAERKFAERDFVGAKNYALKAQMLCPQLEGISQMVATFGVHSAAEMKVNGEFDFYTILGMDPSSNRAKLKKQYKRMAVLLHPDKNKSIGADGAFRLVSEAWTVLSDRAKRSSYDQRRSLFTLHTSGVGNYGNYSNSSASQSRLDTFWTVCTSCQVQYEYLRKYVNKRLSCKNCRGVFIAVETGLAPVNGSYAFSPWPYAPENGYKSHGCGVTYVPTSPPYSANNGVPAHHSKRSSEHVSNLSFQWSSFPGTSAGVLDPNGSATGFSFTQQANTIASGRKANGKQELIKMAGVVANGSVSSDQLPRRPGRPPKKRKIDVDSTSSYVNGEVASRASAEVIMADGNGNENLKRNVKIPAPDVSIRRWSAAPAFDARQLLIDKARTDIRKKLEEIRLTSEAAAAEAEKERKVHAQFGESSERSKRAGLGVAAHVSDMTKSGSMIMTVPDSDFHDFDQDRSEDSFKPKQIWALYDEEDGMPRLYCLIRQVISVQPFKIHISYLSSKTDTEFGLVNWLDSGFTKSCGKFRAFNSEIVEQVNIFSHLLSREKAGRGGCVQIYPKNGDIWAIYRNWSTNWNRKTPDEVRHQYEMVEVLGDYSEDFGVCVAPLVKLDGFKTVYQRNTNKDAIRKIPRREMLRFSHQVPSRLLKGETMNLPEGCWELDPAATPDDLLQGVSDVQEERPIQAERRILVEENLRQLEHSAVSDMFDGATTPGSQMQENSNEQKTLFRPSTELPQSVRQIHTCEEPSKVDNLNATPGEHLRAVMNE; translated from the coding sequence ATGGAGCCAAATATAGAGGAAGCACTACAAGCTAAAGCGAATGCTGAAAGAAAATTTGCAGAGAGAGACTTTGTGGGTGCAAAGAATTATGCTTTAAAAGCTCAGATGTTGTGTCCTCAGTTAGAAGGCATATCACAAATGGTAGCAACATTTGGTGTTCACAGTGCTGCAGAGATGAAGGTTAATGGAGAATTTGATTTCTACACGATACTGGGTATGGATCCATCCTCAAACCGGGCTAAGCTGAAGAAACAATATAAAAGGATGGCTGTGTTACTCCATCCTGATAAGAACAAAAGTataggagctgatggtgcatTTAGGCTTGTCTCTGAAGCATGGACTGTATTGTCTGATCGTGCTAAAAGAAGCTCTTATGATCAGAGGAGAAGTTTATTTACTCTGCATACTTCTGGTGTTGGCAACTATGGTAATTACTCCAACTCTTCAGCTTCTCAAAGCAGGCTCGATACATTTTGGACTGTTTGTACCTCTTGTCAGGTTCAGTATGAATATCTTAGGAAATATGTGAACAAAAGACTGTCTTGTAAGAACTGTCGTGGGGTTTTCATAGCTGTTGAAACTGGATTGGCCCCAGTAAATGGTTCCTATGCTTTTAGCCCTTGGCCTTATGCGCCTGAGAACGGATACAAAAGCCATGGTTGTGGGGTTACGTATGTCCCAACATCGCCTCCTTATTCTGCAAATAATGGGGTACCAGCACATCATTCTAAGCGCAGTTCGGAGCATGTTTCCAATTTATCCTTTCAGTGGAGTTCCTTCCCTGGAACTTCTGCTGGAGTTCTGGATCCGAATGGGTCAGCCACCGGCTTCAGTTTTACCCAACAGGCAAATACGATAGCCTCTGGAAGAAAAGCCAATGGGAAGCAAGAACTCATAAAGATGGCTGGTGTGGTTGCCAATGGATCGGTGAGTAGCGATCAACTGCCCCGCAGACCTGGTAGGCCTCCTAAGAAGAGGAAAATTGATGTGGACAGTACAAGTAGTTATGTGAATGGTGAAGTGGCTTCAAGAGCTTCTGCAGAAGTCATAATGGCAGATGGAAACGGAAATGAGAATTTGAAAAGAAATGTTAAGATTCCTGCGCCTGACGTTTCAATCAGAAGATGGTCCGCAGCTCCTGCATTTGATGCAAGACAGTTATTAATCGACAAGGCAAGAACAGATATCCGCAAGAAACTGGAAGAGATCAGGTTGACTTCCGAAGCTGCTGCTGCAGAGGCCGAGAAAGAGAGAAAGGTGCATGCACAATTTGGTGAATCCAGTGAAAGATCTAAAAGAGCAGGTTTGGGTGTTGCTGCTCATGTATCAGATATGACGAAAAGTGGGTCCATGATTATGACAGTCCCAGACTCTGACTTCCATGATTTTGACCAGGATAGATCAGAGGATTCCTTCAAGCCGAAGCAGATATGGGCTTTATATGACGAGGAAGATGGTATGCCTCGCTTGTATTGTCTGATCCGCCAAGTTATCTCTGTGCAGCCATTCAAGATTCATATCAGCTACTTAAGTTCAAAAACAGATACTGAATTTGGGCTTGTCAATTGGTTGGATTCTGGTTTTACCAAGTCATGTGGAAAGTTTAGGGCATTTAACTCTGAAATTGTTGAGCAAGTCAACATATTTTCTCATCTTCTAAGTAGGGAGAAAGCTGGAAGAGGAGGGTGtgtccaaatctatccaaaaaatGGAGACATTTGGGCCATATATCGAAATTGGTCGACCAATTGGAACAGGAAAACCCCAGATGAAGTGAGGCACCAGTATGAAATGGTGGAGGTCCTTGGTGATTATTCTGAAGACTTTGGTGTTTGTGTTGCTCCTTTGGTTAAGTTAGATGGATTCAAGACAGTATACCAAAGAAACACGAACAAGGATGCCATCCGAAAGATTCCAAGAAGAGAGATGTTGCGGTTTTCACATCAGGTGCCATCTCGTTTACTGAAAGGAGAAACAATGAACTTGCCAGAGGGATGCTGGGAGCTTGACCCTGCTGCAACTCCAGATGATTTGCTCCAAGGAGTAAGTGACGTACAGGAGGAAAGACCTATTCAGGCTGAAAGGAGAATCTTGGTTGAAGAAAATCTTAGACAACTAGAACACTCTGCTGTTTCCGACATGTTCGATGGGGCTACCACACCTGGCTCGCAGATGCAAGAAAACTCAAATGAACAGAAAACCCTGTTTAGACCTTCCACCGAGCTTCCTCAATCCGTAAGGCAAATTCATACCTGTGAGGAACCGAGCAAAGTGGACAATCTTAACGCTACACCAGGTGAGCATCTCCGGGCTGTGATGAATGAATAA